The DNA segment gagaaagttggagtgattgaatgtgtttgtgagatcatatttatagggcaaaaactagccgttttgttaccgtttatgaccgttggtgtacaagaaaataaatgtatgtatttgtataattttatggtaataatatggtgtatataatattagtaatgttttaaataattatgtatatcatatcacaatattataatgaggtgtcataagatattttgtttaaaaatcttgtagacttttatacttgtcgtatcccttaccgggagtgtgggatgtcgtcttaacatcctcacaggatttataacaagtttttgaaaaatttattttattataacattatattatatattaagtatatacacaataaataaataaacagtaaaataaatattattacttttgttacctttttcttcggttttggagcttggaaaaatatggaggacttttagagcttcgtgctgataacgtgttgtgtaaaagtaaaaatttacggtaaaaagtaaaaatctcaaactctcaaaattatcacactacacacgttataatatttttctctcaactcaattgtgattttcttcacaaatgagagatctatttatagaaattttttacaaataatccaaaaataaattacatcattaccttcatcatcacacacaaatttcaatattcaacacctaattttacctaattttcaacattcaaatattcaacattcaaatattcaatacacacattttgaatattatttttcaacaataaataaattaaaagatagtaatttttttaataacatatACGATTGTATACATATCATCCACTTTTTaataaaaccaaacaaataATTAGGATGGTTTCAatatacttattgttattattaattaagaTGATTgtatattcaataaatatattgtctttttttaaaaaaataggtaaaaaaaaatctatgtaTCAATTCTTCCGATTAACCAATTGAATTGTTCGATTTAAATGTCAACCAATACAATTtggtgaaaaagaaaaaaagaaatcaaCTCCATTTGCTTGGATAATAAAAGATTAAATGACTAAAtgaaaaaaagagaaataatAGATACACTATGTTGCGTAAACTTCATATTTTCTGCAGTACCAAAGATTACAAATCCAATTGATGTAATATTTCAACATAACCAGACAAGATGAAGTTCAATCGGTATAGTTTTTGTTCAAACTGGATTCTAGAACAGTCTCTCTTTTCTGCTGTTTCTTGCTGGAAAATGTGAAGAGGAAAGAGCATGTCAATCAAGATTGTACATTTTTCATTGTGATGCACAAGTATACATCGAGACTTAAAGTGGACGACTACCTTGATTGAGCTATGTTGCTATTTCCCCTTGACCATGCCTTTCCTCCCACTTCCAGAGACAACTTCATCCATGCTTTGCCCGCTTCGTCTATACCTGCCACCAGACGCCACAAAATCTGGACAAGGCCGATAAGCCTTTATCGGCCACCAACCAAATCCCGGGACAGTGGCAATCCCACCTTGAATTCTTCCTTCACCGTTACAACCATTTTCAATCTCCTTTTTTCCACAGGCAGGGCAACCCCTGTAAAAACACATGTACAGAAGGAACAAATtggataatatgtatatgatacAATGCCATTTCTCGTAATATCAGAATATTTTGGGAAGAGCAACTTAACTTCCCTGCAAATTTTACCGGAGTTGCTAAAATTCAGTTTCAACCATCAACTTGCATTCCATTTAGTCCACATATTTCTAACTTATGGTTAAGACACGCCATTTCAAAGATTCATGCATCAGTTGTCTCAAAGAGAGAAAAAGCAGGCCCTTTCTGGCATTTATAGTTCACAAGATCACTTagtagattaaaaaaattatgaacagAACTTCACTTCaatagttaaaaaataaaaaataaagtacATCGAAATCCAATTCAATAGACTAATTTATAAGTTGAAGGACCTTTCGAACTGAAGTGTCACCCAGGGGATTCAACAAACTGCTGGAGGGATGATGCTACATGAACTTCTAAAAAAGTTAAATACgagatttaaaattttccaGGTATGAAGACAAATAGCGTGACTCTCAAGTGGTTGCACAAAGATCGAGACTTGGGTCACACCAAGGTATTAATCACAGGTTTTGATTAGTTAGTGTTAATTCATGGAAACATCGACAGAAATCTTGAATATACATGAAATTTCAATTTCGCTTTGGAGTTGAATATGCAAGTCTACGGTGatatgatgatattttgaaaatgtaTGCAAGTCTATCATATCAGCTTACAAATCTTGTGAGAACAAAAAGAGTAGCAAATCCCACCTCAAAAAGCATATAATTCTATGCAAACCTAACTTCTATATATAAGAATTGATTTAGCCAATCTCCGAGCTAAAGGAACTTGAACCCACCAAGAAAAACATCCGCAATACAATTCTTGTCCTATAAATCATCACATCAAAAGAAATTCACATTAATTGGGAAATGAAGAGAAAATATTACGTGACAGAAGGAGGAGTCCCACTTTCTTCCTCGCATTCTCCTTCTTCAACAACAACAGGAGTTTCGGGTGATGAAACTGAACTT comes from the Primulina huaijiensis isolate GDHJ02 chromosome 8, ASM1229523v2, whole genome shotgun sequence genome and includes:
- the LOC140983542 gene encoding uncharacterized protein, with the protein product MAATASTRGCETTIFFRPFPPTPPAHKFPSSRKQFGNSNLSLSISQLQISSTSTLNYTFATSSVSSPETPVVVEEGECEEESGTPPSVTGCPACGKKEIENGCNGEGRIQGGIATVPGFGWWPIKAYRPCPDFVASGGRYRRSGQSMDEVVSGSGRKGMVKGK